The Terriglobia bacterium genome has a window encoding:
- a CDS encoding ATP-binding protein — protein FYRVDRARSRENGGTGLGLAIAKWAVEVNGGHLTLEPGDGAGSRFRITLPQTVTTSVAV, from the coding sequence CTTCTACCGCGTCGATCGGGCCCGCTCACGCGAGAACGGCGGCACGGGCCTGGGACTTGCGATTGCCAAATGGGCGGTGGAAGTCAACGGCGGCCATCTTACACTCGAGCCAGGGGACGGGGCCGGCAGCCGCTTCCGGATCACGCTTCCGCAAACCGTCACCACTTCCGTTGCGGTTTAA